CtttctgaaatttaaattcactTAAAAATATGATCACTAGTCTATTCACATTATATGCTATCGCGGCTCTAGTGCATTGAACCAACCCGAAAGAAACCATGAGAGTGAGTTCATGGGATTGAGATAAGGATCGAactgaaatatatattgacCGCGCAATCATAAAGTAATGGGTCCAAATCTGGGTAAAGGTTTAAATCAGGGCTCTATGGAATTTGGATTAGATGAATAGGATGTGGTGGGATTGCTGGTTGGTGGGTGGATGCGTTGTATTATGCAATTCCAAGAACCTAGTCTAATGCAAATTGATAGGGGGGCATGCAATGCAAGGCCCTTATCAGGTCACATCTTGATGGAACCTAGTATTATTACCATTATCCATGCATGTACTTGTGAACTACATACATTTCCTGTCAGAATGTAGTGtctgtttgtgtgtgtgtgtgttctttAGAATTGATggattcataaattattaccAATGAAAATGGTATATATAAAGGAGATCCAATCAGTTGCAATGGGATGAAACTGTAAATATGGAAGGATTTAGTGAAGGATGGAAGACCACATCAACATGTTCCGGCATGGGCCTTCCCTATTACTATGGCCCTTATCACCAAGGTTTGAATCATGTTCGTTTAACGTGCTTTTGGTTGGGAAATGTGGAGACCAACCGGAACTTTTCCTTACAgttctttgtttttcctgACATGCATCTAAGTACTATCTTATCATCAATTCATCGATACGATGATGAGTCGATACCGTTGCAatagaattttctttaaaatgtGGGTATACTCTCTTATCCGATTTGAAATAgcgtaatttttatattcaaattgagttttgaaatttataaactgATTAAATTTCTCGTTTTCGATTCTAATCAGACGTGGAATGATAGTAACGCTGACGCACGAACATCAATTTCATCTTGGTCCctaaattttatgtatctatatatataatttctttcgACATTCTCTTTTGGTGGCTTATTGGAATATGGTCGCCAAGAAAGCAAGAGGCGTGTACATGCATAGCCGGAAGAAGGAAGTACGTACATTGGATTTACTTTGGGCCGTTTTATGTTCAAAGAGTACTCTAATTAGTCAGATTATAATGGGCCTATACATTAAAGATAAATGGTTCGGGAACAGATGGGCTACCTCCCGAGGTCAGGCCCAGCCCAATCAGATTCACGCTCTTGGATCGTGTGTTGGAACACGTTACTATTCCTtgtgaatcataaaataatcaaaattttaatttttagccCTATATTTATAGAGGTGTGTTATTTTCCATCATCTTTACTTTGgataaatatttagtttttaaaaaatcatcaagTGGTTATTTCCATTGCAACTGTTGTAGACCAATTTGACTGAAGACTTTCagtgtttggatttgattttggagtgttgtgttgtattttatggagatagagagagaaaaataaaataaataagtatgtgttagaaatagtatgtatgtttggatttatttttggagataacttaaaataagtattggaTATTTAATGTTGAGTTTtaggagataaaaattattgtttattgtcaaatcactgtcaaatcatgtattttttatatatatttatgtatttgtgtgtgtatatatatatatatttatgccgAAACAGTTAAAAATATCCAAAGAATGTGCTTTTgtatgataataaatattaggtatattttaaaataacttgaaaatgaaaacaaacatactGATTGTGTTTCTAATACCTCATTCGCCGATTAATGTCACTAGGTGCAAGAGAATggtatttatgtatttatttaatgagaTTTATGAttgtttaaaagaaattgggcCAATTCCAGGGTTGGAAGCAAGAAATTAGGGTGTGAGGGGGGGGGTGTGATTTTGGATGGTCGGGGAAGTTTTATTAcgaaaaaaatgaagtatcAATAGGCCTTAAGCATCATTCTTACAATTAAACGAAAATTCGGgaacacacaccacacactcaAACGCCAACaaccttaaaattaaaagtgtcattttataaaaattatagtactaCATAtgttcaatatattaaattacaagactaaatttCTCAGCGTTAAGCTATAGGGTTAAATTGTCAAAATCAGTAtatttaaaggactaaaagtatttatccaaaagaaaaataactaaaagtgaTACACTCCCACAAATACAcgactaaaaataaaattttgctttaataGAATACGAGTAATTAAAAGACACTCAATGCGGGgcataatttagaattttattatatttttacttaattaaacaaaaatttgaagataaaataaataatttgtcaaATCGAACAAAATGAATTAAGACGGGACATGCatggataaaaattattaaaacagttaattgattgaacaaacaaatatcttgtaaattataaatgtcaAAAGTAACTAATTTTAGCTGTCAACTAAAATGCTTTTTTAAGAGGataattctctttttaatcaatcaattccattaattattttccacttacgtaaatttaaaattaatatttttataatttttattagttttgatagattattcattttatttttcttatagttTAAATCAAACACACGTGGAGTGTGGTTTCTTCACTACCATCACGATAAAATGTACGGGCATTTGTCTCGGCTTTTGGCCCATATACATTGACCAAGATACGCTGTATAATTAAGATACAATGTGGTTTCCCAATAACTCAAATCCAATCTCAGAGGGACGAAAGCCGTCACCATCGCATACTTTCGGAGGAGTCGATAGCGCTCCATAAACTTCGTACTCTTCCCACTTTGTGTCAACAAGATCATGATTCTTATTACATCATCTTCATGATCTGAAGCCTGTCATAATTGTCCTTCTCCTTTTATGGTAGACGCTAATCAGTTTAAACTGTAAGTTCGCATGTATCCTTTGGCATGTTGGCTTTCCATTTCAAGAGCCATCAACGATTTCTGCCTCTGATATCTGTTTCTCTTTGCCGCAAGTGCtgttcaaaagaaaacaattcaAACTTAAACAGTTATATATCTCTTCTGTATGCTTGTAAGATAATTGTGTAGGAATAAACTTACAGACTAATTCATGAGGTAGACCAAACTCATAGTCATTGCGCCACCTCCTGATGCACAAATAGTACGTCCCAAGCGAAACTGCCGAGAAAATAACCAGGCTCGACAGAGCGATTGCAATTTTGCCAGCATTAGATAAGCCGTTTTTCCCCCAAAAGAATGGACACTCCGGCAATGAAGGTACACCGCACAATGCTTTATTACCGGAGAGGCTGTGAAATGAATGTCATCTATTAGAAATGCAGGCtaaggaagaaaaagatgagCTGAcgatgaaaatgcaaaaatgagTACTATTTAGTACTTCAAAATACTTCAATGTCTGCAAGTTCAAGATTTGAATTCATTACATGCAGAGATGACTTACTCTATGGCTCCACCATGAACCCCGATTGAATAAAGTTCCTCCGGCACCTGCCCTCCCAATAAGTTATCATTCAATAACCTGAAAAGTAACATTAGTTAGGGAAAAATCAACGTGCTTGTGTATGATTTCCTTATGATAAAGCTTTCTTATAGTTGACaacaaatttgcaattttcttaaatctGTAGTCTTTCATCGGGAGCGAAAATTCAGAAATCACCGAACTTAAAACAAGCTCCGAACTTACACTAGCTGCAAACTAGAGGAAGTTAGACTATCTGGTATGAACCCCGTAAACTTGTTATTTGACAAATCCCTGCATTAGCAGAGCAGAAGAAATTATGGATATAAAAATGGCggaacttttaaagtaaatgcTGCACTATATGGCAGTAATAGGAATTAATTCATCGAGCATCATAATCATACAAAAAGTATTTGCATCCTGaaggataatatttttggtcataCAAACCATATAGATAGAAAGGAAcctgaaaataatgaaaaagttaTGGAAAAACAACAGAAGGAAAATGTTTCCCCAAACAAAGACAGTAGGAGTGCGTATATCTTACAGTTTTACAAGTGACTTTTGACCCAATCCAGACGGTATATTACCGCCTAAAGAATTGAAACTCAAGTTCCTGCACATTGAAAGATCTTTACGGGTTATAAATTTAGTCTACAAGGACTATGAACTAATCATGAATAGCAGAAGTAAGCAGTTTTCAGCCGAAAAGTTTAGACAACTTGTTAACAGTTCAATTTCACCTGTAATTTAGACCAAAGACAAAACAACTTTTATTTGACTTCATCCATGCACATCTGATTAGCtgtattactattttaaaGTACAAGCAAGTACTCACTTCTATCAGAACAGTAATTTATCTATGGATGAACAAAAGAATTGAGTGTGCATACTTACAGGCTTACCAAGTTCGTCAAGAGGCCAATTTGATCGCTGATATAACCTTTCAGCCCTTGGCTCCCAAGATCTctggaaaacaaaataaaatgagaagtACGGTAACTCTCTGCACATATTCCATGATCTGTTTATTACATACATAAAGACACAGAGAGAAGAAACACTTGCATTTGGGACACAACAAGTGCAGATTCATCCTTTGTGGGATGACATGTAACGCCCTCCCACGCATCCCATGAAGTAGGCGCACACGGATCTCCATTCCAGCCCATTCGGTCGGGCACACGAAGGGATGCCTTGAGTGCTCTCATAGCAACAACTGCAAAAGTGTCAAGAGATTTGTTCTTTATTGTGTTCTAactagtgtgtgtgtgtgtatatatatatatttatagtcaGTCAGTAATTATTTCTTCACGAGACAATCATACATAATCCCACAAAACATTGAACAATTCCAGAACTGAGACACACCCTGATCAGGTGCGGTCTTGAGATCAACAGGCACGATTGCATAATTCTCAAGCCCACAAATGAGCGGCGCGCCCACCACCGATTCCAGCCTCACACTCATAGTAGTACTGCTCAAATTCTTGACAACATAGCTCCAATCATTCGCAACAAAACCCCCAACCTCCTTATACAAATCCACCCTACGCACCTTCTCCCCATTCACCATCACATCAAACACCCTCTGCCCCGCGCTGGTCACGCTCACATCAATCTCTGCAAAATGGAACCACAGCAAGTAATCCAGCTTGGCGTCCACGGGCAACTCGTATTCCAGCACCCCACCACCGTTCCCCAACGCTGTAATCGCCGTCTGGTAAAGCTTTTCGGGGAAGTAATTCGGGCTCCTTTCCACGTTAACTATGTTCTTCATCGCAGAAATAGCTTTGATTGTCGATCCACTAGCAACGGACGCTGATCGTACCCGGAATTCGGCGTCGGACTGCCACGAGCGTCCGAAAATATCGGTGTCGTTACTGAACCCAGGGCCCCATTGATCGGAACCGGAGGAAAACCTCGCATAATTAACCAAAATGTAAGTGGTATAATTGTATGCGTAGTGAAATGGGTAGGCGTTGGTGTCGACTTGAGTCAATTCCAGAGACCCTATAACCGGAGAATCAGTGGCAATACTGTAAAAGCACAGGTCGACTGCGAAATCATCGTGATAAAAGAAGAGATCAGAGTAGGCGCCAGAGCGCGAGACTGACCCGGGCCAAGGCGATCGCCATGAAAAGACTAAAGTGCCCTCAACGGAGACATCGAAGGAGGGGGAATGCGACTTGCCGTCGAAGTTGTCGTAGACGGTGAATGTGCGGAGGAAGTAGCGGGCTCCGGCAGTAGATGTGGGGATAGAGTAGCAGTTCTTCTTGCCTGAGGAGATGGGAAAGTAGCGAAGCGTTTTATCTTGCTGGtggaggaagtggaggggctCGGAGACGACGGAGGTGGCTCCGCCAGAATAGAAGCGATCCGAGAGCCAGGTGGTGTGGAAGGCGTCGGTGGAGTCCAGGTGGCCGCCGCAATCAATGTGTAAGCTGTAGTCtgtggaaagaaaagaagaacaagaatgagTGAGGTGGACATGCATGGGAGTTCATTACACTGTGAGCTGGAAAATACAGTAAGTTAGTAGCGATGTGGAGAGTATAGATACGTATAGTATACGTATAGATATGGATGGACTTACTGAAAGAgttggagagagagaaggaggaGTGGAGGAGAGTGAGGATGAAGAGAAGAGGGAGGAGGGAGACGAGGGACATGGCAAGGGAAGCAAACAGAACGACGAGGACAGATTTGGGATTTAGAGTTTTTGAAGAAAcaagatataataataataataataatacaaaaaaaatatattgaaaattaaatgctAAATAATGTCTTCCTCCATTGTGCACGActtttgttagaattttacctaaattttatattgaattgtctaaaaaatttttataaaccctaaattataatttaaatattttttaaaaataattatatacttttttataataacattcgtccaatgtaaattttttataataacattCGACTAACAACagattcttttataatttgtcaaattattttaaaataaaataaaatttcagcaAACATTAACATGTTCACGAGTTATATAACTATATTAGTAATTTCTAGGAGAATTTATGATTGTATCAAATGTTAGAAGAGGTAATtcacccaaaaattaaaacccaaatttatcttatttatttattattatgattataattatttattatttaatgtagAGCTGAGTGGGGATGGTGGGTAGGTGTGAAGTCGGGTTTCAGACCCGTGACATGCAGACGTCTGATCTTTGTAGtttgcttctttttgtttttatcatcCAGTCCAGTCGAATTGAAAACGTCTGTATAAATATATGCGTGTGATGAAAAGAGCGATTTTCCAGTTGAGTGGAAGACATCAAATTAAGCATGCAACAACACTATGCATGAAGACAAATAAACATGAGCTTTGTTTAATGTTTTTTCCACTACTCTTCCCCACTGTTGTCTTcccaaaattacaatcataATCATTATTCCATTGATTAAACAACtatgttttcattaaaaatgtttttctttgcccactattttaattatcaaactgaaaaattaaaagaaaatggaattaGTCAACGAGTTTAATTTTCGGTTTATTCAACTGACTAAtaccaataaaaattttgttatttaaaaaaaaaaaaaaaaaaacagcccCAGTGAAAGAAAAATCAGGAAATTCTGAAGAATTGGCACTTCTTAGGGCAGGAATCTTCTTAGTCTTGAATTTGGGCTTCGTTTGAGAATAGTGTAGCCATGGATGTTATCGTGTTTTGGGCCATAATTAGTAAGGATATTTTCGATGATGTCCAAACTCCAGGTGAAGCCTTTAGCCTCGTAAGCCCAAGCAGCAGCACTTGGAACCCAGAGAACAAAACATATTGGGACAATAAACAAGATTGTCTAGGTAGGGAGTTTGTGGTGGATCAgttcattttaattaagatAGTCATACCAAGAAAAACAGGTCCTTCGCCTCATCAACTATTTACAATCTATATCTTGTATGTCTACTCAAACACTAATACTATAATCAACTCacatctaaatttaatttccatTATTAACCAAATCAATTAGAGTGCAAAGACAAGGCGCATCGTATCGACACTCGATCCACACCTAAGATTACAACTGCCTATCCCCCACTTCAATTTTAAAGAGAAGGCGAATTTGATTGAATCTTGATAATTAGACAACGACAAACTGGTATTccattttgtaataattggttaaattattataacatattttgtGAGAGCGAAattcaaaatgagaaaaatacgtataatatatataatataatgaaaGCATAGACTAGTCAAGGAGCAGCTTTTGATGTAGTAGTAGaataataagattaaataaagattaggGATAACACAAAAGTTTATTTGATTAGGTGATCATGTCGAGAATAGCCGAGGCAAGCGACGTTTCAACCACGAGAACTTCACGTGTGCCCTCACTTTCTTGTTCACTACAATCtcatgatgattttttttttttttaatatgtgcAATGAAAAACCAGTACAACTATATGGGATACTTCAAACTATGCCGACTTTGAATTGTATCCTACTTTGATAataattgtgattttattttaatagtaattattgataattagtatataagtGTTATAGTTATTGAATATAGATATTTGGTATTGATagttgtaattgatttattaaaaaataatattttattattttcactttaaaaaaaatagtttttgatATTAGAACGCATGGCCCTGTTTTAAAACAAAGGATTTTCTATCACAATTTTGTGTTACGTACTACacaactttatttatatagttttgtTTTGATTACTAAATTTCCTACGTACTAACTTAATTTTGTTGGGGTGGTTTCGTTATGCACAATCTAGCAATTGTGACGTTGTTGTGTTGAAATAGATTATGAATTGTACTTTAAGTAACAAAAACAGCGAAAAAAGCCTCgaccaaaatcataaaaatcaaCCTTAACATAATTGCTCGAAAAGAAAGGGTAAAGTGTCATTTGATCGTGCCTTAAAATTGGGGTTTGATGggaaatttttattcaaattaagtttaattaaatcgaatcattagaaaataaatctgatatacttattataaGATTGACTATTTTCATTGAATTGTATATCAATCATAcgataaatatacatatatttagcATATCGTTAGTGCAGACCCGATTAAATccaattgaaattaaaattttctgtgTCCGTAGTGAAATGGGAGAAACACGAGACGAAGCAAGTGGGTTGCTATGCACTGgtaaaattaactataaattaatctatCACTTAATATTTGTACTGACAAAACCTGTAATCCGAccataaataaaactaaaacttAGGGCTGAAGGCCACAGCTTTGAAATTTCTGCTGCTTGGGCTCTTGACACGATAACCATTATTCATAGTTTTCAAAGgggaatatttatatatatggcaCGCCAATTTGCAATTCACGTGGGGGTTTTGACtgttattttgatttgatccCTCTGATTTATTGACATGGGGATTCCAAATAGTATTCTTATACACTCTCGTCCCATCAAAATCTTCTCATCATCTCATTCACATTTACTCGAATAACacttccttttttgtttttggtacaTTGCCGACCAATGCATAtaccaatattttatatttggttcAAAATTATGTCTATTTAGTCGTTTGTGTCTGTTTCATGTGGGAATCCATTGCCataatgtttgttttaattaaagtGGTGAGGTTTACATGCCTATATAAGGCCAAGCCATGTCTTATTTACaaataacaaatacaattacaaatttctCTCTCGCCTTctcttacaatttttcaaagatTTAAGTTTTGTTTCAGTAACAAGTTTTTGATTGAAGTGTTTTTCGATATAGtactaaaatcaaaagaattacaattatattattttgggaGAAATTACGTTGTACTCAATGCACTACTAATACggaatatctatttttttttaaggcaACCAGTGAATTATGCTATTCgattaaatttacaattttcattGGATTGAGAATTGTTACAATGCAATGCTCgttataagtttattatttcatttacttGTCgcgaaattgcatttttagctgttatatattatttattccaaCATGATTTTGATTGCTTGTGATTTCTAAATCTGAttcttatatttcaaaatgttgtTTCATTACacaaaactgaaatttttCCAACATAAACTACAATtccttaatatatttatttatttgaaaagataaCTATCcttttattaactaatttgttctatcaattattttctactcAAGCACATTTAAAAGTATtacattttatgaattttgatcgattattcataattttttctctttaaataaattaaataaatataattcatattatgCGTACACATCAAATATGTTTAGTTCACTACTATATACAGCAGTAGGTATATGAATATgtcaaataattagaaaattagttgcaagatataaaaaattattgcatagTGATGGTTGTCTATATTTGAGGTTTTTTTTAGacaattaatcaaaaacaATAAACCTCAACCCCAAGGGACAAAAAGTCTTCATGggaaattattattgttaattattcgATAAAATTAGGATCAACGACGACATAAAACATTAAGGTCATGAAACGCTATCTACTTGGACAGGTACCTAATTATTAGTTAAGTATATGTTAAATCACGTACAATAATATATAgcatcatattatattttttgaaaaagtcatgataatttctttgaaaagaATCATGATAATTTACATGtcaaa
The window above is part of the Sesamum indicum cultivar Zhongzhi No. 13 linkage group LG2, S_indicum_v1.0, whole genome shotgun sequence genome. Proteins encoded here:
- the LOC105156415 gene encoding probable LRR receptor-like serine/threonine-protein kinase At1g51880: MSLVSLLPLLFILTLLHSSFSLSNSFNYSLHIDCGGHLDSTDAFHTTWLSDRFYSGGATSVVSEPLHFLHQQDKTLRYFPISSGKKNCYSIPTSTAGARYFLRTFTVYDNFDGKSHSPSFDVSVEGTLVFSWRSPWPGSVSRSGAYSDLFFYHDDFAVDLCFYSIATDSPVIGSLELTQVDTNAYPFHYAYNYTTYILVNYARFSSGSDQWGPGFSNDTDIFGRSWQSDAEFRVRSASVASGSTIKAISAMKNIVNVERSPNYFPEKLYQTAITALGNGGGVLEYELPVDAKLDYLLWFHFAEIDVSVTSAGQRVFDVMVNGEKVRRVDLYKEVGGFVANDWSYVVKNLSSTTMSVRLESVVGAPLICGLENYAIVPVDLKTAPDQVVAMRALKASLRVPDRMGWNGDPCAPTSWDAWEGVTCHPTKDESALVVSQIDLGSQGLKGYISDQIGLLTNLVSLNLSFNSLGGNIPSGLGQKSLVKLDLSNNKFTGFIPDSLTSSSLQLVLLNDNLLGGQVPEELYSIGVHGGAIDLSGNKALCGVPSLPECPFFWGKNGLSNAGKIAIALSSLVIFSAVSLGTYYLCIRRWRNDYEFGLPHELVSLAAKRNRYQRQKSLMALEMESQHAKGYMRTYSLN